The Snodgrassella alvi wkB2 genome window below encodes:
- a CDS encoding YfgM family protein: MVVHIQDEQEVANFKYFWQRWGRWIFAILVILSLAYLGYVLYQSHLRSNNEKAAEVFDTFISQASANNLTESKKALVQLQEKYPDTMNATQATLMMAGSAFDDGKYDEAIRHLQWVKARQHDDLLQTIIAQRLATVYLQQGKYNEALQALDVKVTNELKPVLLETKGDVLQAQKKNTEAVAAYQQALNLLSKDSVQREVIQMKISSLS; the protein is encoded by the coding sequence ATGGTTGTACATATTCAGGATGAACAGGAAGTTGCAAATTTCAAATATTTCTGGCAACGCTGGGGACGCTGGATTTTTGCTATACTGGTTATATTGTCATTGGCATATCTGGGTTATGTGCTGTATCAAAGTCATTTACGCAGTAATAATGAAAAAGCAGCAGAAGTATTTGATACATTTATTTCTCAGGCTAGTGCCAATAATTTGACTGAGAGTAAAAAAGCACTTGTACAATTACAGGAAAAATATCCTGATACCATGAATGCAACTCAGGCTACACTGATGATGGCCGGTTCAGCATTTGATGATGGTAAATATGATGAAGCCATCCGCCATTTGCAATGGGTTAAAGCCAGACAGCATGATGACTTATTGCAAACAATCATTGCGCAACGGCTGGCTACCGTATATTTACAGCAAGGTAAATACAATGAAGCATTACAGGCGCTGGATGTAAAAGTAACCAATGAATTAAAGCCGGTTCTGCTTGAAACCAAAGGTGATGTTTTACAGGCACAGAAGAAAAATACTGAAGCCGTTGCTGCCTACCAGCAAGCTTTGAATTTATTATCAAAAGATTCAGTACAACGCGAAGTCATCCAAATGAAAATAAGCAGTTTGAGTTAA